A stretch of Paenibacillus sp. URB8-2 DNA encodes these proteins:
- a CDS encoding helix-turn-helix transcriptional regulator, protein MKLRDSQLQVLWTARVDYSRNSGIKEHSHDFYQLLHIIDGKGSVSQEGRLYPVLSNHCYLFKKGVSHSFHFTEETITFDIKFSLAEEFAKYIANYDWSGGLAFNNIAQFKELFRLSSINLKETHDLLPFRIDVGYKGILLEIVQDRNSQNSNPHITTPVTETDEGYPMVQYLKQNLSSKINLEEMAECFNFNSHYLIELFKKNLGTTPMQYLQALRLEKAKEYLEFTSYSVSEIAELIGLTPQYFSRLCMERLGMSPSKIREQMRTVVGKDIILEEDFSIDEQPTLTNIEGS, encoded by the coding sequence ATGAAATTAAGAGATAGCCAGCTTCAGGTATTATGGACAGCCCGTGTGGACTATTCCAGAAACAGCGGTATAAAAGAGCACTCTCATGATTTCTACCAGCTTCTTCATATCATTGACGGAAAAGGGTCCGTTTCACAGGAAGGGCGGTTATATCCCGTGCTTTCAAATCATTGTTATCTTTTTAAAAAAGGAGTTTCTCACAGCTTCCACTTTACAGAAGAAACCATCACATTTGACATTAAGTTCTCCTTGGCCGAAGAATTTGCAAAGTATATTGCGAATTATGATTGGTCTGGAGGATTAGCATTTAATAATATTGCTCAGTTTAAGGAATTATTTCGACTTTCAAGCATCAATCTGAAAGAAACCCATGATCTCCTGCCTTTTCGGATTGATGTGGGATATAAAGGAATTTTATTAGAAATTGTTCAGGACAGGAATTCACAGAATTCTAACCCCCATATTACAACACCGGTTACGGAAACAGACGAAGGCTATCCAATGGTCCAATATTTAAAGCAGAATCTGTCCTCCAAAATCAACCTGGAAGAAATGGCCGAATGTTTCAACTTTAATTCTCATTATCTTATTGAACTGTTTAAAAAGAACTTGGGTACTACACCGATGCAATATCTGCAAGCCCTTCGGCTTGAAAAGGCAAAGGAATATCTTGAATTTACATCCTATTCTGTTTCGGAAATTGCTGAACTAATCGGATTAACTCCCCAGTATTTCTCTAGACTATGTATGGAGCGGCTTGGAATGTCCCCAAGTAAGATCCGTGAACAAATGCGGACCGTAGTAGGGAAAGATATTATACTGGAAGAAGATTTCAGTATTGATGAACAGCCGACTCTCACCAATATAGAAGGCAGCTGA
- a CDS encoding HIT family protein, producing the protein MPNKADNVSIDDPECFYCSKNHKLERLMIEAAKLRVSTLYLNKDQTHQGRCIVAYNRHVRELFHLDPTDLQLFMEDVSQAARTLHEAFQPDKMNYGIYGDLVSHLHVHLVPKYKESAEWGEAFLNAPPSKKMLDPLGYQETIKLIQAKLLR; encoded by the coding sequence ATGCCAAATAAAGCTGACAATGTTAGCATAGATGATCCGGAATGCTTTTATTGCAGCAAAAATCATAAACTGGAACGTTTAATGATCGAGGCGGCCAAGTTAAGAGTATCCACCCTCTATCTAAACAAAGACCAAACACATCAAGGTCGATGCATTGTCGCGTATAACCGGCATGTCAGGGAACTTTTCCATTTGGATCCAACCGATCTGCAGCTATTTATGGAGGATGTCTCCCAGGCGGCCAGAACTCTTCATGAAGCTTTTCAACCGGATAAGATGAATTATGGCATTTACGGCGATCTGGTCTCCCATTTGCATGTTCATCTCGTTCCAAAATATAAAGAATCTGCGGAATGGGGAGAAGCTTTCCTAAATGCTCCTCCTTCAAAAAAAATGTTAGATCCATTAGGGTATCAAGAGACCATAAAGCTCATCCAAGCAAAGTTGCTCAGGTAG
- a CDS encoding zinc-dependent alcohol dehydrogenase — protein sequence MVRKMTVPPMELVEGDGPGTQMCAVMEDIGSVSIRRAHIPEPNEGEVRIKVKWVGICGSDLEVYRGAREPEFLSYPTRLGHEVAGIIDKVGKNVIGLKEGDHVALRYVWGAFAEYVCCIPFAVKVLPKDFPLIEGSLIEVLPPLLHTAERAEISPAKNVLIMGQGVSGLAMTQVINLFSPKNLVVTDLFDEKLALAKKYGATHTYKLPSPDTKTMDVVGKDFPDGFDVVIPCLLEGSGMVDAIDAAAQNGRIVMYGCIGTSHKPIDFFKVHKKRLDILSTEPKRDIDNRRFFEEGLRLVMDGLVNTKETITHIFPLEKIEEAFKLRNQRSGDIIHVMIDCEVNS from the coding sequence ATGGTACGAAAAATGACAGTCCCCCCTATGGAATTAGTTGAAGGAGACGGCCCTGGCACTCAAATGTGTGCAGTGATGGAGGATATAGGGTCCGTCTCCATCAGAAGAGCTCATATTCCAGAGCCGAATGAGGGAGAAGTTAGAATTAAAGTGAAGTGGGTTGGCATCTGTGGGAGTGATCTTGAAGTGTACCGGGGAGCGCGTGAACCTGAGTTTCTTTCCTATCCGACCCGTTTAGGTCATGAAGTAGCCGGTATTATCGACAAAGTTGGAAAAAATGTTATTGGATTAAAAGAAGGTGATCATGTTGCTTTACGTTATGTATGGGGAGCCTTTGCAGAATATGTATGCTGCATTCCTTTTGCGGTAAAGGTTCTGCCCAAAGATTTCCCGTTAATTGAAGGTTCGCTTATTGAGGTGCTTCCTCCTCTGCTACATACGGCGGAAAGGGCTGAAATTTCTCCTGCTAAAAATGTTCTGATTATGGGCCAAGGTGTTAGCGGACTTGCTATGACACAGGTTATTAACCTTTTTAGCCCAAAGAATCTTGTAGTTACTGATCTGTTCGATGAAAAATTAGCGCTTGCCAAAAAATATGGAGCAACGCATACCTATAAGCTGCCATCACCCGATACCAAAACGATGGACGTCGTTGGTAAAGACTTTCCTGACGGTTTTGATGTGGTTATCCCGTGTCTTCTTGAAGGCTCCGGTATGGTAGACGCCATCGATGCAGCTGCACAGAACGGCCGGATTGTTATGTATGGCTGCATTGGAACGAGTCATAAGCCCATCGATTTCTTTAAAGTTCATAAAAAACGTCTAGACATTTTATCTACTGAACCGAAGCGCGACATTGATAATCGTAGATTTTTCGAAGAAGGTCTGCGTCTGGTCATGGACGGATTAGTGAATACAAAAGAGACGATTACTCACATCTTCCCTCTGGAAAAAATTGAAGAAGCGTTTAAGCTTCGCAACCAACGCAGTGGGGATATTATTCACGTTATGATAGATTGTGAGGTAAATTCTTAA
- a CDS encoding D-lyxose/D-mannose family sugar isomerase: MISKQEYKNVKNESLRYLKEAGIKLSSQEAEALEIADFGLGRIRELGLQLVTYVNTSRYCAKELVLLPRQTCPEHYHPHVNGNPGKEETFRCRKGIVYLHVPGTATEHPQAVIPEGYGEHLRVWKEIVLKPGEQYTILPETPHWFQAGDEGAVVSEFSSTSTDENDIFTDPKIIRTPILQ; encoded by the coding sequence GTGATCAGTAAACAAGAATATAAAAATGTAAAGAATGAATCGCTTCGCTATCTAAAGGAGGCGGGTATCAAGCTTTCTTCTCAAGAAGCGGAAGCTTTGGAAATCGCTGATTTTGGCTTAGGCCGCATCCGCGAACTTGGGTTGCAGTTAGTAACCTATGTGAATACATCCAGATATTGTGCGAAAGAACTTGTATTATTGCCGCGTCAGACCTGTCCTGAGCATTATCACCCACATGTAAATGGAAATCCGGGAAAAGAGGAAACGTTCCGCTGCCGCAAAGGAATAGTCTATTTACATGTGCCGGGTACTGCAACTGAACATCCCCAAGCTGTCATCCCCGAAGGATATGGAGAGCATTTAAGAGTTTGGAAGGAAATCGTGTTGAAGCCCGGTGAGCAATATACGATTCTTCCAGAGACGCCGCACTGGTTCCAAGCTGGAGATGAGGGGGCGGTTGTATCGGAATTTTCATCAACGAGTACAGACGAGAATGATATTTTTACAGATCCAAAAATTATCAGAACTCCAATTCTCCAATAA
- a CDS encoding MFS transporter: MSISSVEKSATKKITLHIVPYLFIAYLVSFLDRVSITYSSLGGMDKALGITSSAFGLISGIFFIGYFVCTVPSNIMLNRYGARKWIARILVAWGIVTVITAWSNSVSHLYILRFLLGVAEAGFFPGVILYITFWFRSKERAKVVALFMTAPPLANALGAPLSIWVVQNIHWAGMPGWRWLFIFAGIPAVVLGIITFFYLSDKPNQAKWLSCEEKEWLSNELKKESLNKRDTKALSFKGVSKDKIVWKFAFTNLTYVIGLYGISFWMPRIIKSLSDVLTDTQVGYITMAPYICGAIAMVLMGVHSDRTRERKYHAAFAPLLGAIGLIGALIAPSPLVAVLMICVTTAGLYSFSGPYWAFTSATLTAEAAVVGIGIINSLGNFGGFIGPYVIGILNDVTGTVSFGIAFLALMLILTCIQVLAVKSGKNRTIVENQEPRNAV; encoded by the coding sequence ATGAGTATTTCATCTGTCGAAAAATCCGCGACGAAAAAAATAACATTACACATTGTCCCTTATTTGTTTATTGCTTATTTGGTTTCTTTTCTGGATCGTGTAAGCATCACGTATTCTTCCTTAGGCGGTATGGATAAGGCATTAGGCATAACAAGCAGCGCTTTTGGTCTGATCTCGGGAATCTTCTTTATTGGGTACTTTGTTTGCACAGTACCCAGTAATATCATGTTGAATCGCTATGGAGCCAGAAAGTGGATTGCCCGCATCCTTGTTGCCTGGGGGATTGTAACCGTTATCACGGCATGGTCCAACAGCGTCAGCCATCTTTATATTCTTCGTTTTCTTCTAGGAGTAGCGGAAGCCGGCTTTTTTCCGGGAGTAATTCTTTATATCACCTTCTGGTTCCGATCGAAAGAACGGGCCAAAGTCGTAGCTTTGTTTATGACTGCGCCACCTCTTGCGAACGCTTTAGGTGCTCCTCTTTCCATATGGGTTGTGCAAAATATTCATTGGGCAGGAATGCCGGGGTGGCGCTGGCTCTTTATTTTTGCGGGAATTCCTGCCGTTGTTCTAGGAATTATTACTTTTTTCTATCTAAGCGATAAACCGAATCAAGCCAAATGGCTGAGCTGCGAAGAGAAAGAATGGTTAAGCAATGAACTCAAGAAGGAAAGTTTAAATAAAAGAGATACGAAAGCGCTGTCATTCAAGGGAGTATCTAAAGATAAAATAGTGTGGAAGTTTGCCTTTACAAACCTGACCTATGTCATTGGACTTTACGGAATAAGCTTCTGGATGCCGCGGATTATAAAATCCTTATCTGATGTTCTAACTGATACGCAAGTTGGTTACATCACTATGGCTCCTTATATTTGCGGGGCGATCGCCATGGTCTTGATGGGAGTGCATTCCGACCGTACGAGAGAACGTAAATATCACGCTGCTTTTGCACCATTATTGGGAGCCATCGGCCTAATAGGAGCGCTGATCGCTCCAAGTCCCCTTGTCGCAGTCCTTATGATTTGTGTGACCACAGCGGGGTTATACAGCTTTTCCGGCCCATATTGGGCATTTACTTCAGCCACACTAACAGCGGAAGCCGCTGTTGTAGGTATTGGGATTATCAACTCGTTAGGAAATTTCGGAGGATTTATTGGACCCTACGTCATCGGTATTTTAAATGATGTAACAGGCACAGTTTCATTCGGTATTGCCTTCCTGGCACTGATGCTGATTCTTACTTGTATTCAGGTATTGGCAGTAAAGAGCGGGAAGAATCGTACGATCGTGGAGAACCAGGAGCCGAGGAATGCAGTTTGA
- a CDS encoding DUF6323 family protein, which translates to MYFPRIFNSLNVSMQVQYMTELLELNEKTKEYGLVLTPKDVELMMAARNEVLHSYGRVELSIEVTKALIEVFSASSFIQQENYADTLNELHEIFYDLKNETEDRISDMKLLHRMKEMFEEDCEGSLGLLKSRLEEYAEEFRRELQKNESLTEGEEDYWDLKN; encoded by the coding sequence ATGTATTTCCCCCGCATTTTCAACTCCCTGAACGTATCTATGCAGGTACAGTATATGACCGAATTACTGGAATTGAACGAGAAAACCAAAGAATACGGCCTGGTTCTGACCCCGAAGGATGTTGAGCTGATGATGGCGGCGAGAAACGAGGTCCTGCACAGTTACGGGCGGGTGGAATTGAGCATCGAAGTGACCAAGGCGCTCATCGAGGTATTCTCGGCGTCCTCGTTCATTCAGCAGGAGAACTATGCGGATACGCTGAATGAGCTGCATGAGATTTTTTATGATCTGAAAAATGAAACCGAAGACCGGATCAGCGACATGAAGCTCCTCCACAGGATGAAGGAAATGTTCGAAGAGGATTGCGAGGGCTCACTAGGCTTGTTAAAAAGCAGGCTCGAAGAATATGCCGAAGAATTCCGAAGAGAATTGCAGAAGAACGAGTCTCTAACTGAAGGAGAAGAGGACTATTGGGATCTGAAAAACTGA
- a CDS encoding DUF6179 domain-containing protein translates to MTSIMYAADAYLYNFEEPEMAITCLKTIDVRQIYERGMKMVGQCLEESKQLYKEIVANKLGVPVDAYNMTIDESLPVFLRKYGIIFDAHNTMASIDYPLAVDDMRLQGVFYMKQYLERLKLETEFCAMFDQRELLNLLAYYGRECRFNYRIELFNIYEVVLNHAIFSVLSGGDAYQIRISESQYQRLEQQFMSLTEPQIRSVISGAMGKLQQELPIHTRLKEYMDGCMEDIVQRVTNAAKHGSLRAVIITEREAGVKSIVLFFNEEDRMSDVELRRRLDEIMACERKEDKVKLILSSFHSFHDFLDMLESDCLYGDEHDALFHASGDMELAILAKIVFYEELRSESLDLPSILLLENEHRVEWQMQFVQSLKGKSRERLQAVEKYMDEMDYEQMKFY, encoded by the coding sequence CTGACCTCTATCATGTATGCGGCCGATGCGTATCTGTACAATTTTGAGGAGCCGGAGATGGCGATCACTTGTCTTAAAACGATTGATGTTCGCCAAATTTATGAACGAGGCATGAAAATGGTCGGTCAATGCTTGGAAGAGTCCAAGCAGCTATATAAGGAAATCGTTGCTAACAAGCTGGGGGTTCCGGTCGACGCCTATAACATGACCATCGATGAGTCCCTGCCTGTCTTTCTCAGGAAATACGGCATCATCTTCGATGCCCACAATACGATGGCCAGTATCGATTACCCGCTAGCTGTGGATGATATGCGGCTCCAGGGCGTTTTTTATATGAAGCAGTATCTGGAGCGGCTGAAGCTGGAGACCGAGTTCTGCGCGATGTTCGATCAGCGGGAGCTGCTGAATTTGCTGGCCTACTACGGAAGGGAATGCAGGTTTAACTACCGGATCGAGCTGTTCAATATTTATGAGGTAGTGCTGAATCATGCGATTTTCTCCGTTTTATCAGGAGGAGATGCCTATCAAATCAGAATTTCCGAGAGTCAATACCAAAGGTTAGAACAGCAATTCATGAGCCTTACTGAACCGCAAATCAGGTCCGTCATCTCCGGTGCGATGGGTAAGCTTCAGCAAGAATTGCCAATTCATACCCGATTGAAGGAGTATATGGACGGTTGCATGGAAGACATCGTTCAGCGAGTGACGAATGCCGCAAAGCATGGCAGCTTGCGGGCTGTCATTATTACAGAGCGGGAGGCGGGAGTGAAATCCATTGTCCTTTTCTTTAACGAAGAGGACAGAATGAGCGATGTAGAGTTAAGAAGACGGCTGGATGAGATTATGGCCTGCGAGCGGAAGGAGGACAAGGTCAAGCTGATCTTATCCAGCTTCCATTCCTTCCATGACTTCCTCGATATGCTTGAATCCGACTGCTTGTACGGGGATGAGCATGATGCCCTTTTCCATGCGTCTGGCGATATGGAGCTGGCTATTCTGGCGAAAATCGTTTTCTATGAAGAGTTGCGAAGCGAGTCTCTGGATTTGCCGTCCATTCTGTTATTGGAGAATGAGCATAGGGTGGAGTGGCAAATGCAATTTGTCCAGTCCCTGAAGGGGAAGAGCCGGGAGCGGCTGCAAGCCGTCGAAAAGTATATGGATGAGATGGACTATGAACAAATGAAATTCTATTGA
- a CDS encoding MarR family winged helix-turn-helix transcriptional regulator: protein MTLNDNIIADIRQFNRFYTNILGLLDKHVLNTGYSFTEARVILEIGFLEQCIANNLVEKLDIDRSYMSRIITKLSKDGLIIKENSASDSRTSLIRLTPKGIALFNQLNEKSDEHIVRLLKGLSQKEIKELHTSMLFIQKKLEMPEGI, encoded by the coding sequence ATGACCCTAAATGATAATATCATAGCCGATATACGGCAATTTAACCGGTTTTATACGAATATACTCGGCTTATTGGATAAGCACGTATTGAATACCGGATATTCTTTTACAGAGGCGCGGGTAATTTTAGAGATTGGTTTTCTGGAACAGTGTATCGCCAACAATTTAGTCGAAAAATTGGATATTGACCGCAGCTACATGAGTAGAATTATTACCAAGCTCAGTAAAGATGGCCTGATTATTAAGGAAAACTCCGCCTCGGACAGCAGAACGAGTCTGATTCGATTGACACCCAAAGGGATCGCTCTTTTTAATCAGCTGAATGAAAAATCTGATGAACATATAGTGAGATTGCTGAAAGGATTATCACAAAAAGAAATTAAAGAATTACATACTTCTATGTTGTTTATTCAGAAGAAATTAGAAATGCCGGAGGGAATTTGA